Within the Zea mays cultivar B73 chromosome 10, Zm-B73-REFERENCE-NAM-5.0, whole genome shotgun sequence genome, the region tggtggaggctgctgtcgcatggcgcaccggacaagccggtgcgccagccacgtcaccaggtcgttgggttccgaccgttggagctctgacttgtgggcccgcctagctgtcccgtggtgcaccggacaagtcctgtagactgtccggtgtgccacccgcgcgtgcactgctcctctgcgcgcgctggcacgcatttaatgcgttgcagtcgaccgttggcgcgaagtagtcgttgctccgctggctcaccggacagtctggtgtgcaccagacatgtccggtgaattatagcagagcggaaatccgaagctggcgagttcagagtcgctctcctctggggcaccagacactgtccggtggtacaccggacagtctggtgaattatagcgaagcgcctctgaaaattcccgaaggtgcaaagtttagcttggagtcccctggtgcaccggacactgtccggtggcacaccggacagtcccgcacaccggacagtccggtgcgccagaccagggcagccttcggttatcccttgctctttttgttgaacccttttcttagtctttttattggcttagtgtgaacctttggcacctgtataacttatagactagagcaaactagttagtccaattatttgtgttgggcaattcaaccaccaaaatcaattaggaaataggtgtaagcctaattccctttcatgggCGTCGCCGCGTGTGTGCTCGGGTGGAGGAAGACGGGTGCCGACCGTTGGATCCTTGGCCGACGTATGGGATCAGACCTGTGCGTACCCCTTTGCGCACCTAATCCAAACCGTAGATCTAGGATGGACGGTTGAGGGCGATTTGGCGCTTAATGAAATTAGGACGTGGATCTGGGATCCTGCGGTCGTCGTAGGGTACCGGTTCGTCAAACGGATTGATCTAATTCTCACCGTGAATCTCTAATCCAACGACTTGGATcagcccataccccttcggctgggCGATTTTATATAAGAGACCCTAATCTTTTAATAAAACAACCCGCAGTACACCATAGTGTGAGTTCCATTACAGATTAGTCCAGCTTTTCACAGTTTTAACCCTGAGCTCTCGGGTATTTGATACCGCAGTCCATGCCCTTGTTTTAAGTAAATAAGAATCTAGAAAATGATTTATAATACAAAAAATAAATCCAAcaatcctagaaaattcatagctCGCTCATTTTAACTCTGTTTTAGTCCAATTGCGTCAGCTTTGTAATAAAATTTCCTATGCAGCAATAACAATATTTGTGTCATATCACAGACTTTTATAATGAGATATTCATTTTACCTATGTTCTAACCTTTCTAGATCAAATTTAATCTGTCGATAATTATAACCTGACTAAAATATGCTCTCTAATTAAGATATAACTTGGGTTAGAGATGAATTAAGGTGTTTATTTAGAATatctttctcacatgatttacGTTAATCCACATAGAATATAATCTTCATATCTATTCACATAGATATTCCGAAAACCATCTCTCTTCAACCATAACtcagaatttagtggttctcgaatctGCGCTCTCATAGCATCGCGTAGAATATTTTTACGTTGTTTGTtttcatgtttggtgtactgttatttttatgtacttcttgtctatttgtatgtattgctacaaaTAGCGGTGAGGCCACGAGAGTCTGAAGACCAATTTGGTACCTGGGatctcaagtcacaggcaagttgtgccattgatcactcttctttacctaataatgttcttgttaatcactgtgacatgctcaggttaatttgatggggcctaataggtttccctagcattgtttatcccacaccttgcaaacaaaagaaCTATTTGGGAGATTttctattgctctacctagttttgatCGTGTTCTAATtttgttgttgttttaattattgttcatgataagatcattatgttaattggaacatggagaaccacctaggaaaatagtgctaccacaagggtggtatgggacacccttggctgactaattagaaaagctagtggaggactaccttacccgaaagggacaaGGGCGGTAGAGAAGCTgcatatagggaggttctcgggttgatcatgttgcgatggctttttggacgagggattcctatattgcctatCTCAGAAACCGtatcgggttttctgaagctagtgaaactttgtaaaggcctcatagtgctacCCTACCTCGTCTCCTCGGCAAAGATGAATgaaaagtcgtgatcccttggcaaatgggtaacacgacttgtgggtaaagatgtataACCtccgcagagtgtaaaactggtatatcagccgtactcacggtcatgagcgactcagatactcacatgattaaattatggaattaaacttaatctgtcatttgcattgcattgtgggtgttattatttattgtgatatcttatttaattgggttggtatctactaatACTTAGTAACtattaataaaattttgaccaactctaaagcaatgctcagctttaatcatctcctttggtaagccttacacttcacatgagccccactgtaagtgagatcatgcacattattccccacaacttattgagcgatgaacgtatgtgagctcactcatgTTGTACCCACATCCCCcaaggtcaaggacaggtaccacaggatgaagaGCATAAAGGACGCCACGATGAGTTCGTGAAAGGTCTAgatcgtcgtctcctagtcaactatgattgttggatcattgtcttcgtatgatgtaactatttatttattttgtacataacttctattatatagtaaagatgtgacattcgtttctgtaacatgagttatcatatgtgtgagacttgatcccagcaTACATGTGAGTCGCGCCCGGGTTTGGCcccctaaatccgggtgtgaaAGTAAAATTAATACCAGTTAATTTCTCCAAAAAAtactaagggcatgtacaaccctatTTAAATGGGGTTTCTTAGGAGTCTCTAAGGGGGCTAAGGGAAAAAAATACAAGAGACACGATCTTTGCGAAGAGTTCGTCTCTTCATGCCTCTATATGCATGTTGTCTTTTAGCTGCATTTACAATTTAGAGTCTCAATGTTGTATCATATAGTATTTTAATTGTCCTTTTGTACTTAGAAAACCGAACTAGAGTCTTAGGGTTATACATGCCCTAATGTTATCGATTGAAGACACCCATTGCTattatttattagtattggttAGTGTCTTTAATCGATACAAATTACTTAACATTAATATCGGTTAAATACACTAATCATTACTAATGCATTGTACGAGGTTAAACCCGATATTGACGCATCTCCTTGGACGAAAGCCTTGTTTTCTAGTAGTGTTACCAAGTGAATGCAAAATTAAAAGAAGCCAACATTTCCTTTAACTGCAAAATTGGCTAATCTCAACAACATAGATGAAACTACTAATCTCAACAAGATCGGCAAAACTGGTAAGCATAAGCTGAATTCACACATACATTTCATAAAATCTTAACATCATGTCTACCGTTTAGCTTTCTACGCATGATCAGCTGGTAAGCTATACTCATTGAAAATTTCATGGGCATCAAATACTATGTCAGCATTTTTTATGATATATGACATTAAATATGAGAGATGTGAAATAAGTTTTTGGAGATAAAATTTTATACATACCATTTTCAAGATATCTGTCTTACATGTGGCCTAGAAAACAACAAAAAATAAAACTATATATTATGTGAGACTATTTTATCATCGTTTCAAACCCTCCTTAGACGATGTGTCAATCGCGCAATAGAAATATTTTTTTTATATTGAGAATAGCCTCAGGTAATATCAAATGTAATTAGCTTTTATTAGGTTGATAAAGACTGATACACAAAGGAACAATCGTCGAGGCCAGGAATTATAATCAGAAGCAGACAAATATACTGTCGCCAGAAAAACTAGGCATTCAGGAGCTCAACGCATCATCATTAATGCAGTTTAAGCATAAATGCTGTTGCAAACGTGTCGTCACACATGATTTATCTTTGCACGGAATGGAACTCAGGCTCCCAGCAGGAATACAAATACAGGTTCTAACAGAACGCCATAAGCACTAACTGAAAGCCTGAGAGGACAGTGTGATCCCCTCCTCAGGCAGTCCGCAGGATGATGTGAACCCCACTGTCAGTGTCCACGATGTCGCTGAGCTCACCAACCTTGAGGGCATATGTGGCGTCCTCGAAGGGTTTCTGcatctgcctcctcccaaaggtaCCTGTGGTTGAAACATCATGGTTGGAAACATGACATCTTCAATCAGGACTGACTGACCGAACGCAAGCTGACAGTAAATAACAATGGTTGCATGCCGCGGAGCTACTACTGTAAATTGTTTAATGTCTATCCAATTGATATTTTTCTTCCCTCACAAAACCCATGTAACCATCAACATGTGTTCTTTCCATGTATTAATACCAACACACAAAAGAGATGCACACGGATATCATCATTCCATGCAGCACGTTTGCATTTGAACTATTATGCTCATGGTGAACTTGTGAATTAGCTTGACAAAATTTCTTGTTCTTGCGAGTTAAAAAAAAAGAATTTCACCTTCACACATCTTCAATCTGAAGAGTTGTTGCATATCAACTAAACTCTGATTCTCATTAGCCACTACATAATTACTTGTATTACTCCAAACTCTAAAGAATCATCTGTTATTAATCAACAAACTCTTTTGAACGAAAGTGCACAAGAGTAAGGACTCAGGAGGGGAATGCAACACAACCTCACGCACTGTAATTTAATGAAGAAAACAAGCTTTCCCTATGCCTGAGATATATAAAACATATATTACAGCAGCTGAAAGCTATAGCAAAATGAACTTGCATTATGGAACATCAAAATGAGAAAAGAACAATGATGCACAACATGCACAGGCAAATACACAGGGTACACACAAAAGATAATGAAACTAATAATATGAAAGAATTATACTTAAAGGTGTACCAACCAAATGGAATGCCTTTGGAAACTAACCAAAAAATTGGGAAACTTTTAAGTGCTTCTGTATGATTACAGCCATTATCATACTCATTTCGTCTAGCCCTAAGCCCCTAACTAAAGATCCATAGATTGCTATATGCAACAAAACATGGACTGGCAAAGAGCTGCCTTGAATCGCATGAACATATCTTCTAAAAGTTACTCATACTTCTGTTCTCCACAACTAGGTTGAACCAACAACAAGAATGGACAATCTTTTGTGGTAGATAGACCGTGACCAGAAGGCAATGTGATCACTGGTCAAGAAATGATAATTGACAATTTTAATCCGACAGAAAAAAAAGGGTAGTGCCATGAAAACTCAAAATATGCTACAGAAGTAACACTCCATTTGATTATTTATACTTCTTCCATAATATTTATTGAACGGGAACCTATGATAGGCAGTAACTACTACATACATTGTCACCTATGATAGGCGGTAACTACTACATACATTGTCAGATTATCAGTAACTACTACATACATTAGCAGAAAGATATTGATCCATGCAGGAGACACATTGCACAACCACAAGTTTTACCTCCATGCATTGTCAGCTTATCAGCAAATGAGCTTAAACAGTGTATAGTCCATCTCAATGTTTATGTTTAAATTTCTTGAATCAGTGGATGATAAGTTCAGTGAATTGAAAATGTAATCATAACATTAGAAATGCACTAATTACATGACTTCAAATATCATAAACAGTGTTTTCAAATTTTCTTAAAGATAAAAGGGACCACCCCTGTTTTTTCATTACTGAGAACAAAGTAATAAAAGATAATATTGTTTCCAGTTTCAGCATCACCACCATGTGTAGTTTAAACACTAAAATGTGCAGTTGTATCTCCTATATTCTCAGTTGTGGATAATATGTTTCCAGTTTCAGCATCACCACCAACCTATAAACTGTTTAGACTAGAAATATACAAATAATTTCCACAATCTCAATTTGTACCTATGTTGAAATGGACCAGGAGGCCAGGTCGAATTTCCCAAATAATTTCCACAATCCATACTAATATTTTGTACCTACCGAATTTCAAAAGGCTTTGAACTGAGGCACGTTTTTTTCTCACAATCAGTTGACACATCTGAAATTTACTGATGCAACGACAGCAACAAACATGTACCTATTAAATTTTAGCATTGGATAAAACCAACAGAGCTATACTTGCAGCAGCTAGTATCCATTGTAAACACGTTTTACATGGATGCCCTCACCCAGACAGTTTATATCAGCTATGAATTGAATCAGAGTACAATCCGCCTCGCAGTCAAATTACACAGGTGCACACTGCACAGTAAGCTATTCTAGAGCATGCGCAGAATTCAGCAGATTGAAAAGCTAATCAGGCAGCTGTGAGGCTACTCGTTACCAACGCAAAGATTACACAAATCGATGGTTGTATAACTTGTTTTGTTTCTCTATAATGAGAGCAGGTCATAATAGTTTTCTCCGTGAGATGCAAATCATACTTCCATTCAGAGAAATTTTTGTAGTTCTCATCTATCGTTGTATCCCATTCGATAATAATACAATAATCAACAAAGAGACGAAGAAGCTGGATACACGGACGGATCGATTCGAGTAGCCACCAGATCTATCTGGGCACGACAAGAGCGGATAACTGAAAGAGCGGGGGAAGGGATGGATCGTACCTAAGTCCCCACCGCGTCGCGCGGACGAGCAGTCGGAGTGCCGAGCGGCGAGGTCGGCGAAGTTGGCCTGGCCGGAGAGAATCTGGTTGCGGAGGTCCAGGAGGCGCGCTGCGGCGTCGCCGCGCGTGGTGGCGGAGATGATGCGGCCGTCAGGGTCCTTCCAGGAGGCCTTGCGGCGGGAACCCTCGTGCTTGATGAGGATGTGCGACGCCCGCACCGTCTCCTCCACTCCTCCAGCCGCCGACGACATGGTGCGCTCGGTTCGGTGTGTGAGGGAGGACTGAGGGCTTCGTACTAGTGGCGGCTACACAACAAACAAGAACAGCACGGAGATCTGGGGATATATCCGTATTCATGTACCCCGTGCGCAGAATATGCTACCACTAGATTTGTCAGTCATATTCTAAATTAATTTAAAGCAACTTCAAGAGATTAGCCAAAAATTAATCAGTTATACTAATTTAGCTACTCTACAAATACATTTAAAAACAAAGTAGAGTAGTCTAACAGACTAACTCAAAAATCTATATAGCGAGTGAAGTAGCTTATCAAAAAATACAGAGCCAGATGGAAAACTACTAAGTTTAAAGAGACATTTATAGAGTCTATTAGAGCATCTCTAAGTGTTTTTCAAATTTCACTTTAAATTATCATATGGAGAGTCTTTTATATAAAAAGCACTTTCTATATCTTTTCAATATCCAACAACTTTTCTATATCGTGTTTGTTTGCACTCTAGAGATTCATTCATGTTTTCTATCTTTGGCTAGCGAGAAATTCAGGATAGAAGATGACTATATTTAAATAATCATTAAAATAAGTTGTTGCAAGGTATTTTTTATAAAACAATCTCTATTGATAGAAAGAATATAAAAAGTCTTTTCGAGTTGCTCTTAGATACGTTTTTCTTCTAATAATAGCCAAATTTACCTTTACAAAACGATTTACACAGTCTCTTGGAATTGCTCTTAGTATTAATATTTAGATATCTACAAGATTTGTCTTCAACCACCCACATAGTTGTTATCGTTGTCTGCACACTCGCGGACGGCATGTGTCCTATCCGGATGGTCCACCCCTGCAAGATCAATGATCTATGGTTATTTGCAATAGCTATATCAACAAGCTATAAGAGCATTATATGTGTCGCTAGATGTCAGATAAAGAACATCGCAGACAGCCTTCCTTTgatcgtggtcggtccgcgcttgGCGCTAAAATTCATTTTATTGAACATGTCACCTTCAGGTTGATTAGTTTTGAATAGGCAGACGATCTAAGATTTATAGTCGAACGATCCGTGCAAGGTGCCGGACGGTACTTGATTTAGCTCCAAACAGTTCGTAGTTCATTTTCTCAATTTGACACAGTTCATGCCCGAATTTGATTTCGATGCTTCGGACGATGCACATTAAGGCTCGGATTCACGTATGCTGAAATGTTGAGTTGATCTTGAAGTATTTTCTTATGGACTTGTGATCATATACTCAGTAAACTAGTTAGCTCAAATCGTTGTGGTAGTCATTAAGTACCAAAACTAATATAGAAATGGATTAATACTCATTTCTCTTTCAATGCAATCTTCCCTTTTCGTTGATTGATGCTAACACAAATCAAAGAAATATAACACTTCAGAATTGTAACTAGTTTACAACCTTAAGAGTTCATAAAATACTTAGATTAAGATCAATCTTAAGAGAACATGAGTGTTTTaattattttggaccacatttaaaCCACTTAATTTTTTATTATGCAAATTTTTGAAATATTTTGAAGAGTTTTCTTACTTTTGACCAAAAGATAATAATTTCATTTTCTTAAGCATTTCTCAAACTTGAAAAATTCTCCCCTTTTTTAAAATGCTTTTGCTTTGGTCAGACACCCTTGTAAATTTCTCCCCCATTTTAGTAAGAGTTCTCCTCTTAGCTGTCAAGAGATTTTTTTTCTCAGAATGAAAAGATACCAAATTTAATATACGAAAAAATTTAAAaacatggtggtggtgcggtccttttgctatgCCTAATAATTTCTCccttttggcattaagcaccaaaaacgAAGATAATTTGTATGGCCTTTTCAACATGAATATAGCAATTTAAAACATGAGTTTGAGTAAGGGATCTTTGTACCGATCGAGTGTGCAGTGGAAAACACTTTCCTTGCCCGAAACCTCATTTCATTTTAATTTGAGATTAAGCACAAAATAGATTTGAAATGGCATTAGTCTCAAGGATGCATACGAGTGATGTATACTTGCCAGAGTAATGCACTTAAACTTGTGAGGCCCGAGGAGACAAGTTGTCATACCCAGATTTAAGGGCAAACTCGAGCGCTTCTCAAATatatgctaggatcaagtctcacacatatgatgactcagggTACAAAAAAACAATGTCATATCTTTATTACATAATAGGGGTTCTATACAAAgtaactaaataattacatcatatgacaaCAATTATCCCCCACAACCAtagtgactgggagacgacgtcaTAGACCTCTCCGTACTCATCGTAGCATCCTTCATGTTCCTTCGACGGTACCTATTCTTATCTAGTGTAaatatagcaagagtgagctcacacatgttcatcgctcaacaagtatgggaaataatgtgcatgagctcacttacgatgGGGCCTCATGTGAAGTGTTAGTCTTACCAAGGAAAATGGTTAAAgcttagcattgcttttaataagttggtcaaaattttaattAGCAATTGCTAAGTATAAGTACATACCAATAAgatatcacaattaataataaatcccacaatgcaatgcaaatgataagTTAAgtgtaattccataagttaaaaaTGTGAGAGTCccgagtcgctcttgaccgtgagcactgctgatataccagttttacactctgcagagattgtaccctttacccacaagtcatgttactcatttgccaagggattgtgacttcccattcatctctaccaagGAGACGAGGTGGGATAGCACTAAGAgatctttacaaagttccactagtatgAAAAAAACCCTACAGATTTAGGCAGAGGGGGTATATGAATCCCTTGTCTGATAAGCTATCACAACAGTTCGACCCGAAAACCTCCCTATACTTGCACAACTCCTTCCCACTTGCTCCTTTCGAGTAAGGTTCTCATATatcagctttcctaattaatcagtcaagggtgtcccataccacactTGTGGTAGCACTTTTGTCTcaggttaagctccatgttccaattaacaaaatgatATTATCATGAACAATGATAAATAATCCATCAATATATAATAAAACATGACCATAATTCATAAGTAACATTAACCAAAAAACCAGGTAGAGTAATAACAAGACTATCCAATAATTTATTTGTTTTCAAGGCGTAGGGTAGACAAAACTAGGTAAATTATTAAGTCTCATCAGTTTAATCTAACAGTGTCATGGTGATTAACATAACATTATTGggtcaaagaatgtgatcaaggACACGACTTGGCTTATACTTGCGATTCCAGGTATTCGGGTGCTTCCACAACAATTGGGCTTTAGATTCCTCATCACCTCGCTTCTATGTGTAGCAATATATATAGACAAACATGTAATAGGTGGAAATAACATTACACTAAAGATGGAAAACAAACCACACGATAATATTctatgcgtcgctacgagatcgtaggttgaaGGACCATAAAATTCAGAGTTAAAACGTGAAAGATTTGAATTTCCTAAGTTTCTAGGTTTATTTTTTTGTTAAAAATCAATTACCATCTTTTATTTTATATAAATAACTAAATTGTTGGGTTGCGACTAGTATTTTTTGGAAGTTCAAGGTCTGATTCGCAAGAATTCAGGACCTAACTAAAATACTTTACTACTATACCTGGACTACGAGTTGTTTTATTGTTTCGTGAGGTACTCTTTTAGATAAAAGCCACGGCTGAAGTGTTACGAACTCATCTGAGCCGTTGGATCCTAGGTCTTCGGTCAGATTGGATTTCTATGTATTATGAACCGGTACCGATCTGTGGCCGCAAAATCTGAGTTCAATGGCATGGCCGCTCTCCCATTAATCTCGGTTATCCGATCCGAGATCAGTGACCACGATTTAAAACGACAAAGGGGCATCATAGCTCTAATCTCAACCGTTCAAATTGAAATCGTCGGCCCCgggttcttcttcctcctcccgaCCTGGACCGAGCGGTGCATCCTGCCCCATCGTGATGCACACCAACGGGCATGCACAGGCTCCCCCAACGCATCACTCCGAATGCTACCGGGCCCAAAAGAAAGCGAAAGAGATATATAACTCGGAGGGGGTACCTCTCCACCGGTGACGGTGAGTACAGAACTGCCCACGACGGTGCAGACGGTGTCGGCATATGAAGAACTCGGTGACGAAATCCTCTCGCTTTTGATGCTCCTCGGCGCTCGAAAACGGTGCACGCGCATTCCACGCATCCAGCAGATCTCCTTCAGCTAGTCCTTGTGGGCGAAACCCAGGTACTATAAGGACACGGTGTCGGTGATCGCTCTCTCCCCTATTCTGCTCGACCCGACAAGTGCTCTCACCGTGGATATTTCATACCATGGCAAGGTGGCACGGGCGTTTGCTATTTATGCTCCAGAACGACCCAGATGACAACGGAAATCGGGCTAAGCACGGGATCCTTGGCGACATAGCAGCAACGACAAAGGACGGTAAAAGATGTAAAACGAACTCGAGAGCGTCTCAAGAAAAACAAAATGCCAGCATGCATGTGACGATATTGCATGTACTAAACTCCGAcagtcgcataacataacatgccATTTTAAAGACAGGAGTTTAAAGCAATTAAGGTGACACTCCGGTACAGGCACAGTAAGTTCTTCCCGCTGGCTGCAGCCCTGAAAAAGCCCGACACGAGTTGCCGCTAGCATTTATAGCATCATAATATAGTTCTTGATTAGTCATATGCTCTTCGGTTGGCAGGTGGGGATCTTGATCGGTAAGCAGGAGATCTGCAGAATAAACAATTGTGTTCTCATTAGATGAAAGACAAGCCCTAATAAGTAAAAATACTAAAAGAATGCAGCCAGCTGAAAACTGCAAGATAAACAAAAAAGATGAAATGGTTATTCCATAGGATTACCAACCAGGCTTGCTCAAAGAAACCTTAAAAGCTTAAATTGGATACTAAAAATATTCCAGGACTGCACTAGAGCATGTTTGTTTCATCTTTTTGTTAGCTATTGTTAACAAGAAGCTCAAACAAACAGACTAGCTGTTGAGCTACCTTTTAAACTGGAAAGTTGGCTTCTGAGGAAATAAACAAAAGCTGAAAACACCAAGGAGCTTTTCTAGCTTTTGGTATGCTGAGAAGTTAAAAATTTATTACACAagtcaatagcaaaatgctaacggcCAGAAGCCTAAAGCCAGCTTTTGAACCGGCAAGCCAGAAAGCTGAACAAACATGCCCTAAGCTTGATATCAAAAGTAAATTATGAACCATGATGGAAGTAGGTAACAAAAAAGAAAAATCAAACAAATTTACAAACAAAAACAAAGTGCAAGAGCTAATCACTTAACTTGATGGTACAACAGGAAACTATCAAAGTGTCGTATTAAGAATGTGAAGAGGGCTCCAGAAGCCCTACTATGATCATATGACATGGACAACAAGACAACATGCAAACCAATGAAAATAATCCTAGGGCATTACCTCCGATAGCGGTCACGAACAGGACTTCTGCTCCTGCCATACGAACCATATACAGGACTTGCTGGGCGACC harbors:
- the LOC100284136 gene encoding peptidyl-prolyl cis-trans isomerase 1 — its product is MSSAAGGVEETVRASHILIKHEGSRRKASWKDPDGRIISATTRGDAAARLLDLRNQILSGQANFADLAARHSDCSSARRGGDLGTFGRRQMQKPFEDATYALKVGELSDIVDTDSGVHIILRTA